From the genome of Triticum aestivum cultivar Chinese Spring chromosome 3B, IWGSC CS RefSeq v2.1, whole genome shotgun sequence, one region includes:
- the LOC123067442 gene encoding uncharacterized protein, whose translation PITFDHLDYSRNIRNAGWTALVSDPIINGLQFTQVLMDGGSDLNLLYPDTIRGMGIDPTKICHSSTSFKGVTPGPYANCTGSLLLKVVFGSSDNFRREKLIFHIAPFKSSHQALLGREAFARFNAIPHYASLTLKMPGPCGIISLKGRLRPRTRLGESGLNKPGAS comes from the coding sequence ccaattactttcgaccatctggattactccagaaacattcgaaatgcaggatggactgctttggtATCGGATCCTATAATCAACGGACTAcagtttacacaagtcctaatggatggcggtagcgacttaaacctgctatatccggacacaatccgcgggatggggatagacccgaccaaaatttgccatagcagcacttccttcaaaggagtgacgccaggcccttacgccaactgcacgggctccttactactaaaagttgtgttcggttcatccgataacttccgtcgtgaaaagctaatcttccatatcgccccatttaaaagtagccatcaagcactattgggacgtgaagctttcgcccgctttaacgcaataccgcattacgcgtctcttacacttaaaatgcccggtccatgcggcattaTCTCTTTGAAAGGTCGcttaagaccccggacacggctaggcgagtccggcTTAAATAAACCAGGGGCTTCCTAG